A stretch of DNA from Paenibacillus albus:
ATGTTATCTCCTCGCAATCGTTTCTTATCCAGAGCAATATATGCAATGCGCCCAGAGCGTGTGCTGCCAGCGGGTCATGCAAAGCCAATATTGTGAGAATGAAAGAATAGTAAGCCCGCATAAGCTAGAAGAGAGCTGTAATAGTAATAGAAGAAGTAGAAGGACAAGCATCTTCTTGAATGCTGAATGTTCTCGAATCTTGCATCACTTGGAAGAAAGGAGATCGATATGCTGAACAAAATCGTAATGACCATGGCGACGATCCGAATTTTCTCCGGCTCGCTTGAAATTTTGGCGGCACTGCTCATGCTGCGACTGAATCAGATTGATAAGGCTCTAATTGTCAACTCATCATTGGCGTTTGTCGGACCGCTTGTGCTTATCTCCACGACAACAATCGGCCTGGTCGGGCTATCGGACAAAATATCGTTTGGCAAAATGCTGTGGATTGTAGGCGGTGTCGCGTGCATTTTAACAGGGGTGCTGAAGAAGTAGCCTTCCATCTGTCGTTCATAGACATCTAGCTTTGTCATATTGCTGGGTGCAATTGAATAGAATGGGATACAAAGATGGACAATCATGCGATTCTAGCAAACTAGCGTAGAAGCTGCTGCCGGGAGGGAAAGAACGATGCTGAAGAAAGTGCTGCATTTGCTGCCTTCCGAGCTGGCTTATGTGCTATGCCGAATTCCGGAGAGGGTACAAGACGTCATCGAAGAGATTCGCATCCGAGAAGACAGGCCGCTTGAAATTAGTACGAGCCAGGGCTTCTGGTTCGTATCCGCAACTGGAAAGCTGCTCGCGAAGCCGGAGGAAGCGTACAAGCCAGCCCCGGAATTGTGCCGCAAAATGCAAGAGCGAGTAACCAATCATTCGCTCTACGCGATGGAGGAAGAGCTCCGCCGCGGCTATATCACAGTCGCAGGCGGTCATCGGATCGGACTAGCTGGCAGAACGATTCTCGAGCAAGGCCATGTTCGCGGCATCCGAGATATCGCAGCATTCAATGTGCGGATCGCTAGAGAAGTAATCGGCGCTGCGGCAGGGCTGCTGCCAAAGCTCGTTGATCTTCAGAAACAGACGATGCACTCAGCGCTGATCATCGCACCGCCGCAGCAAGGAAAAACAACACTCGTGCGAGATCTGGCAAGGGCGGTCAGCAGCGGTGCCTGGGGTCATCCTGCTGCATCGGACTGGCCTGGCCGCAAAGTCGGCATTGTCGATGAACGGTCGGAAATCGCAGCCTGCGTCAAAGGTGTTCCAACGTTTAATGTCGGACCTCGGACGGATGTCATGGATGCCTGCCCCAAAGCGGAAGGGATGATGATGATGCTTCGCTCTATGTCACCGGAAATTATTATCGTCGATGAGATCGGCCGCGAAGAGGACGGCGCAGCCATTCTGGACGCCAGCCACGCAGGCGTGGCCGTAATAGCAACCGCTCATGCGAATGACCTGGAGGATGCAAGGGGGCGTCCGCTGCTCTGCAAGCTGCTCGAGGCGGGAGCCTTCCAGTACATCGTCGAGCTTCGGCGAAGCGGGGGAAGCCTCATGAGCAGAGTACTGCCGGCCGCTTCAGCAAGGCGAACGCCGGCGGCGCGTGAGCCTACAGAAGTGAAGGGAGGCGGCGCGAGTGGTTAAGCTGATTGGAGCTGCGCTCATTCTCTTCGCTGGCACGATGATCGGGTTCGTACAAGCTTCGCGCTTTCTCTCGCGCCCGAATCAGATTCGCCAACTGATCTATGCGCTTACGCGGCTGGAGACCGAAATCGGATACGGCTTCACGCCGCTCCCGGAAGCGATCGGCCGCAGCAGTGCGATGGTGCAGGAGCCTGCTGCTGGGATGCTCCGCGAGGTGAAGCGCAGGCTGGACGACCACGCAGAGCTCACCTTCCGCGAATGCTGGGAGCAAGCGGCGGTAGAGATTTGGCCGAATACCGCAATGCGACAGTCGGAACAGGCTGTGCTTATGAGGCTCGGTTCTACGCTCGGCATCAGCGACAGGGAAGATCAGATCAAGCATTTGAAGCTCGCGATGCAGCAGCTGCATGCAGAAGAAGACATCGCACGAGAAGATGCTTCGCGCTTTGCGAAAATGTGGAAGAGTCTTGGCGTACTCACTGCTCTACTCGTCGTCATTTTGATTTTTTAGTGGGGTGCCGCAAGCATGAACTTTGACGTATTGGCTATCTTTCAAATTGCCGGAATCGGTTTTATTGCCGCAATGATCCATACCCTTCTGAAGCAAAGCGGCAAGGAAGAATATGCGCATTGGGCGACGCTGGTCGGTTTTATCATTGTGCTGTTCATGATATTACGATTGCTCGGCGAGCTGTTCCAGGAAATTAAAACGACGTTCTTATTTCAATAACATCCGTACGTACAGCTAGGCAGGTGAACAGTTTGGAAATCATCCAAATTGTAGGGTTAGGTTTGGTTGCAGCAGCACTCGTTCTGGTTCTGCGGGAACAGAAGCCGATGTTCGCTTTTCTGTTAGGTGCTTTTACCGGACTGTTCATCTTCTTGTATGTCGTTGGCAAAATCGACACGGTGCTAACTGTGCTCGAGCAGCTTGCGGATCGGTCAGGCATTCCGTCGATCTACCTGAAGACGATACTCAAGATTATCGGTATCGCCTATATCGCTGAATTTGGTTCGCAGATCGTACGAGATGCCGGGCAGGAGAGCATCGCCTCCAAGATCGAGTTTGCCGGAAAAATACTCATTCTCGTTCTCGCGGTGCCGATCATCAGCGTCATCGTAGAAACAGTGCTCGGCCTGTTGCCGGTAGGGAGTTGAACGTAATGAGGCGTTGGTTCATCCGTAACGCGATGCTCGTTGCCGTTGTTCTGTTGTCCATTCTCACTCTTCTGCCCGTTGCGGCAATAGCTGCGGGGGCAGAGCCGGGGGACCCAACGGTACAGTCGGAACAATCGGCGGCATCGAAGCCGGATACCGATAACAACGCATCGGATGTGAATGCTGCGCTTGCGAATCAACAGCTGCAGGGCATGAACACGGAAGCGGTTGAGGATTACTGGAACAAGCTGATGAAAGAGTACAGCGGCTTCTTCCCGGATAACAAGGTGCCAAGCTTTGCTGAGATGGTCATGCCAGGCGGCGAAGGACTGAAGCTGACGACGGTACTCTCGGGTTTGATGCGGTACGTGCTGCACGAAATCCTTTACAATGGCAAGCTGCTAGTAACGATCGTTATTCTAACCGTATTCAGCATGATGCTGGAGACGATGCAAACCGCGTTCGAACGCAATACGGTGAGCAAAGTGGCTTACAGCATCACTTATATGGTCATGATCGTGCTTGCGGTCAATAGCTTCAATGTGGCAATCGGCTACGCAAAGGATGCCATCACTGGAATGATTCAGTTCATGCTTGCGATGGTGCCGTTGCTGCTGACGCTGCTAGCTACAATGGGAAGTGTCGTTACTGTATCGGTGCTGCACCCGCTCATTGTCTTCATGATTAACGCGGTTGGCTCCATCATCTACACGGTTGTCTTTCCGCTTCTGTTCTTCTCGGCAGTGCTCCATATCGCAAGCGCCGTTTCTGATAAGTTCAAAGTTACGCAGCTCGCGAATGTGCTTCGAAATTTCAGCGTCGGGCTTATGGGCATCATGCTGACCGTGTTTCTAGGCGTCATCTCGGTGCAGGGAGCGACAGGCTCGGTTACAGACGGCGTAACGATGCGGACAGCGAAATTCATTACAGGCAACTTCGTGCCGGTCATTGGACGAACCTTCTCCGATGCCGCTGATACGGTGATGTCAGCCTCACTGCTTGTCAAGAATGCGATCGGGATTGCCGGCGTCGTTATTATTTTGTTCCTCTGTGCATTCCCTGCCGTGAAGATTATGACGCTTGCTCTCATCTACAACGTATCAGCCGCCATCATGCAGCCGCTCGGTGATAGTCCAATTGTGGCCTGCTTGCAGACGATTGGCAAAACGCTCGTGTATGTCTTCGCTGCGCTCGCCGCAGTCGGACTGATGTTCTTCCTGGCCATCACGATCGTGCTTACAGCAGGCAATGCGGCGGTCATGATCAGGTGAAGCGCGCGTTGCAGGGGGGGTACACATGCTGAACTGGCTTGCCGTATGGCTTCAGCAGATTATCGCGGTTGTGCTGCTGGCAGGCTTTATCGACCTGCTGCTTCCGAACAAAGCGATGCAGCGCTACGTGAGGCTCGTCGCGGGGCTGATCATTTTGCTGACCATCTTAACGCCGATCATCCGGCTGCTCCAAGGCGACTTTAGTGCCAGGCTGGATCAGCAGGTGGATAACTGGTTTCAATCGACGAACGACAATCAGTTCCACATGCCGACGCTGGAAGATATTCAAGATAATGCAAAGAAGCTGCAGGAGCAGCAGCAAGCTTCTGCCTTGGCGCTAGTGGAGCAGAGATTAGGCTCGTCGATGAAAGAAAGCATCACGGAAGCTACCGGCTTACAAGTGGCGGCGGTAGGCGTGAAACTAACGACTACTGACAAGGTAGAACAGGCGCAAATTGAGTCGATCGTGGTGACTCTTTCGAAGCAGGTGCCAGAGTCGGAGTCGCAGAAGGAAGATGGCTCCACAGCGACTGGGGATTCTGGTTCGGCGAATGAAGTGAAGCCGGTCGATGAGGTTGAAGCGATTGAAGTAACGGTGCAGCCGATGACAGATCCATCATCGAATTCGGCAGGCTCTACCTCGAGCAATCAGGAAGTGCAGCCGGCTGGCACCGAAGCGTCGAACGCAGTGAAGGAAGTGCTCCGGCAAGGCTGGAGCGTGAACGCGAAACGAATCGAAGTGATGCAGCAGCAAGCGGATGCAGAAGCGGGACAGTAGGGAAAGGGGAGAACGATGTTGGCCAAATGGCTGGATGCGCTGGAGTCAACAGTTGGAGGCGGTCGTGGAGGTGGCGGGCCGAAGCGGGTGAAAACATTGCGCTGGCTGCTCATTCTCGGAGGGATCGGGATCGCGCTTGTCATCTTGAACTCTTTTCTCGACTATCGCCAAGTACCTGCTTCTGACCAGCAGACCACTTCCTCTAGCACGCCGCCGAGCGATCCTGCTTTCAATAATAGCAGTCATTCGGACAGCCCTTTCGGTGACATTGAGCATTCGCTGGAGAATCGGCTGAAGGAGATTTTAGAGAAGGTCGTTGGGGTCGGCACAGTCGATGTTCTGATTACGGTAGACTCCACCGAGGAATCGGTCGTACAGCTGAATGAGAAAGAATCGCAGCAAATTACGAATGAGAGTGACAAGAGTGGCGGCAAACGCACCGTAACTTCCATCACGAAGGAAGGTCAAGTGGTGCTATACGATACATCCGGCGATAAAGCCCCGATCATAGTGAAGAGGCTGCAGCCCAAGATTCGCGGCATTCTCATCGTAGCGAAGGGTGCAGAGAACGGTACGGTAAGACGGCTCATTGTCGACGCTGTCGAGAAGGGCCTTAATGTTGCGGTCAACCGAATCTCGGTTATTCCCCGCAAACACCAATAAAATTCCAATTGGACAATGAAAAGGGAGGCTGTTCGTAAATGAATAACAAAAGGCAAACGATTTGGCTGGTATCCATGTTAAGCTTAATGGTCATTTTGTCGGCTTATTATTTGTTCACCGAGGATGTAGGCACGCCTAGCAACATGGTCACCGATGGCACGAAGCAGGAGCAAGGAACAGCATCGAATGCAACAGAAGCTTCTGGCAAAGCGGCCGATGATAATGGCATTACGGTATCCGAAGTGACAGGCAACAATGATGCGAATGCAGGCACGGACGCGGCGGCAGCAACGAATACGAAAGACAGTAAGGATAACGCAGCAGCAACTGACAAAGCCACGACTGACAATGCAGCGGCAGCAGCTGCGGATGAAGAAACGCTCAAGCAGCTTGAGAAGTCCGGCGCCGTTAGCGAGAGTGTGTTTAGCCAAATGCAAGAGAAGCGCGATCAAAAATATTATGATGAGTACAACAAACTGCTAGCTTCGATCTCCGATACGAAGAAGGATGAGAAGACGGCAGGAGCCGCAGTCGAACAGCTGAACCTGCTTGAAGATAAGAGCACGAAGGTCACTGGACTTGAAGAAGAACTGACGAAGCAGTACAGCAATGCGGCAGTCGTATCTGATGACAATAATCACTACAAAGTCGTCGTTCAAAGCGACAAGCTTGAGCGCAGCCAAGCAGAGAGCATTCTCTCCATGGTCATTAATGAGCTAGGGGTATCGCCTGATCAAGTGACCATTCAATATGTAAAGTAACAGTCTAAGAGAGAGCCTCATTGCTAATGATATAAGCAATGGGGCTTTTTTCCATTGAGGCATCTGCAAAAAATGGGTTCGTGTTCCGAGTGGTTTATGCTATAATGAGCTTTGGTATGTGCAGGTTTGGTAAATTGCACCGTGCCCGCCGTTATAGTTACCAAGAAGCATCTTCCTTGAAGATGCACTACATTTTTAGGAGTGAAACGATGTTTAAGCTGAGCGAGATTAAAGAATTGATCAAGCTGGTTGACGGTACTTCTGTACATGAACTTGAAATTGAAAACGATGGCGCACGCCTGATGATTCGTAAACCGGGCAAAACAGAAGTGGTGAATGTACAAGCCGCGTCAGTCGTTCCTACATATACGCAGGCTATTCAGCCACAGTTGAACGCACCGGCAGCAAGCGAGCAGCAGAGCGCGCCAGCGCAAGCGGCACCAACTGAGAACTATCACCAAATTCTCTCGCCGATGGTAGGAACGTTCTACCGCGCTTCTTCGCCAGATAAAGCGCCTTTCGTTAATGTGGGCGACCGCATCAATGAGAAGTCGATCGTATGTATTCTTGAAGCGATGAAGCTTATGAATGAACTTGAAGCGGAAGTTCGCGGCGAGATCGTCGACATTCTCGTTGAGAATGGTCAGCTTATCGAATTCGGGCAGCCGTTGTTCCTTGTTAAACCAGAGTAGCAATTGACGCGAAAGGGAAATGAAGAACATAGCATGCACGAAAGGAGCTTACCCATGAAATTCAACAAAATTTTGATTGCAAATCGTGGCGAGATAGCCGTACGTATTATTCGCGCTTGCCGCGAGCTCGGAATTCAAACGGTTGCAGTTTACTCTGAAGCCGACCGTGAGTCGCTTCACGTGCGTCTTGCAGACGAAGCTTATTGCATCGGGCCTGTGGCGTCTAAGGACAGCTACTTGAACCTGACGAATATTATGAGCGTTGCAACGTTGACAGATTGCGATGCTATCCATCCGGGCTACGGCTTCTTGGCGGAGAATGCGGATTTCGCAGAAATTTGCGAATCCTGTAACGTGACCTTTATCGGTCCTTCCCCTGGGGCAATTAGTAAAATGGGGGATAAAGCAGTTGCGAAGCTGACGATGAAGCAAGCGGATGTGCCTATTATTCCCGGTTCAGATGGTCTCGTTGAAGATATGGACGATGCGATTCGCGTCGCTCGTGAGATCGGATATCCGGTTATTATTAAAGCAACTGCAGGCGGAGGCGGCAAAGGCATCCGGATTGCAGAGAACGAAGAAAACCTTATTTCGCAAATTACGACGGCTCAGCAGGAAGCGCAGAAGGCTTTCGGCAACGCTGGCGTTTACCTAGAGAAATACTTGACGGGCATGAAGCACGTTGAAATTCAGATTATGGCCGACAAGCACGGCAACGCCGTTCACTTGTTCGAGCGTGACTGCTCCGTGCAGCGCCGCCGCCAGAAGCTTGTTGAAGAAGCTCCATGTCCGGTTCTTAGCCCGGCGCTTCGTGAGCGTATGGGCCAAGCTGCAGTACGTGCAGCGCTTGCTGTTAATTACTCCGGTGCTGGTACGCTTGAGTTCCTGCTTGGACCAGACGGCAACTTCTACTTCATGGAGATGAACACTCGTATTCAGGTTGAACACCCTGTAACCGAATTGATTACAGGCGTTGACTTGATCAAAGAGATGATCTCCGTTGCGGAAGGCAACGAGCTTTCCTTTAAGCAAGAGGATCTGAAGATTAACGGCTGGTCGATTGAATGCCGTATTAACGCGGAAGATTCCGAGCGTGGCTTTATGCCGTCTCCAGGGACGATTCAGTTCTACCTGCCGCCAGGCGGTCTGGGTGTACGTGTCGATAGCGGCGCGTATCCGGGCTACACGATTTCCCCGTACTATGATTCGATGATCGCGAAGCTGATCGTCTGGGGAGCAACGCGCGAAGATGCGATTGCCCGGATGAAGCGGGCGCTTGCCGAATTTGCCATTGATGGCATTAAGACGACGATTCCGTTCCATATGAAGCTTCTCAACCATCCGAAATTCCTCAAAGGCAATTTCGATATTAAGTTCTTAGAGGAGAATGACATCAACAATCCTGTTGAATAACCTCGAATCTTCTTGGGTTTCGAGCAATTGGACTGGTTTGTCATAATTCCTCCGGAATGCTATAGTATAGGAATAAGAAGCGGATAAGCTACTGAGCCATTATGGCGGAAAAACGCAACTTAACGGGAGGTGTAGGATAACCATGAGTACGTTAGCAGCGGACTATGAGAAAACTGACATGGGCACTATTCAAATCGCACCCGAAGTGATTGAGATCATTGCTGGACTTGCGACAATTGAGGTTAGAGGTGTAGCAGGCATGAGCGGCGGTTTCGCCGGCGGTATTGCAGAGCTTCTCGGCCGGAAAAACTTGTCCAAAGGTGTAAAGGTTGAAGTTGGGCAGCGTGAGGCAGCAGTCGATGTCTCCATCATTGTGGAATACGGCAACCGTATCCCAGAGATTGCGGCTAATATTCAGAACAACGTGAAGCGTTCCATCGAAATGATGACAGGTCTCCATGTTGTTGAAGTGAATGTTCATATCCATGATGTTCATTTCAAAACAACGGAGAAGCTGGAAGAAGATGAGATCGCTACTCGAGTAAAGTAGAGATTAGTGTCGTAAAAGAATGATGACATACCCCCTAGTGGTTGGGCTTGCCGCTCGGCGCTAGGGGTTTTATCTAGTCCGCCACAAGGAGGAATCTCGCTTTGATTAGAGTGCTCGACAAGTTTCTATTGTTCTTATACAGCTTGGCGATCGGTGCGGTGGCTGTCATTGCTTTTAGTGCAGGCATGTACTGGTTCCCAGAAGAGTGGCTGAGCAATCTTGTACATAATTTATACAGCGGCGATTATGACTGGCTGCAAGCAACCGTACTAGTCGTTTCCGCGATCGTATTTCTTATTAGCCTGCGGTTCTTCTATGTGTCGCTTAAGCGCAGCAATGCATCGACGCCTTCCATTGATCAACGGACTGAATTCGGCGACATTCGCATCTCGCTTGAGACGGTGGAGAATCTGGCTCTCAAAGCCGCCAGCCGCCAGCGTGGCGTGAAGGAACTGAAAGCACGTATTCGAATTAGCGAGGCTGGCATTGAAGTGTCGCTGCGCGCCATTGCTGATGGTGAGAGCTCGATTCCGGTTCTTACGGAAGAAATACAGCGTGCCGTCAAATCCCATGTGGAAGAGATTACAGGTATTCCTGTAGCAGGCGTTTCTGTATTCGTAGCTAATATCATCCAAACCGCGAACTTTAAAAGTCGCGTAGAATAGAGGTGATACCGATGTGGAGGGAAGTCTGGGCAACCTACGGGGGACGGATAACCGGTGTAACAACAGGTATCATTCTTGGTCTTCTTTATTTTATTGTAGGTTTTTGGGATATGGTTTTCTTCGCCTTTCTCCTTTGTATCGGCTATACCGTCGGCAAAATGAAGGACGAGCAACGAGGTCCTATCTTTCCATGGCAGCGCCTTAGCGAGTGGCTTATGGAACGATGGAGACCGTTTAAATAATACTATGGTCTCCTCCGTACCCCGGACCCTGAATGGTTTCGTTCGGGGCAGGGAGGAGATCATATTTTGACCATTGTGATGAATCAGGAGGCCCCATGAAACGTAGGTTAGCGCGGGAAATTGTGGTACAGAGCTTGTACCATATGGAAATGAATGAGGAAGCAACAGCAGCATCGGCCGTAGATATGCTGGTGGATGAAGTGCAGGAAGAGAATGAGATCGAAGCGGACGCAGCGGACGTTCACCGCATCGATGAATATGTGCGCGAGATGGTACAAGGCGTGCTTGAGCGCAAATCAGCGATTGATGATATGCTGCAGCACTATTTGACAGGCTGGCAAGTGGATCGTCTGTCGCGTGTTGACCGGCAAATTCTGCGCCTTGCTTGCTACGAGCTCGTGTTCCGGGATGATGTACCGCCGAAAGCGATTATCAATGAAGCGATCGAGCTGGCGAAGCATTTTGGTACGGACGAGTCCGGCAAGTTCGTTAACGGTGTTCTTGGCAGGCTGCTGCACGCGCTTGATGAGCTCAAACCGAAGGCGTAATGCTTAGGCGTGTGACATGCTTTTTTGTTTAAGTAACGGTAGCCCCTTAGATCCTTTGTAAAGGATTTATGGGGCTTTAAGAAAATTTAGTCCCTTTTCGACTAGTCAGAAAACGCATAAAACGAGCCCTCATAACTTGGATTCAGGAGTGATTATGAAATGACTGCACAACGAATTGAAGGAAAAGCGATATCGGATGCGATTCGAATTGAAATTGGAGAAGAAACGGCGAAGCTGTCTGCGTTAGGTATTCAGCCTGGTCTTGCTGTTGTTCTTGTCGGCGAAGATCCAGCCTCGAAAGTATATGTAGGCAGCAAGGAGAAAGCCTGCCAGCAGCTTGGCTTCTATTCGGAGGTTCATCGTCTGAGTGGGGACACATCCCAAGAGGAACTGCTCGCGCTTATTGATAAACTGAACAACCAGTCAACGATTCACGGCATTCTCGTTCAGCTCCCACTGCCAAAGCACATAGATGAGAAATCAGTCATTGATGCAATCAGCGCTGCGAAAGATGTTGACGGTTTCCACCCAGTCAGCGTAGGAAATCTCGTTATCGGTGATGACAGCTTGCTGCCTTGTACGCCGGCAGGCGTCATTGAGCTGATTAAGCGGACAGTTGGTTCCATTGCCGGCAAGCATGCCGTCGTCATTGGACGCAGCAACATCGTCGGCAAGCCGGTATCGATGCTCTTGCTGCGTGAGAACGCGACAGTGACGATCTGCCATTCGCGCACAGCGAACATGGAAGAGATCGCGAGAACGGCTGATATACTGGTTGTTGCAATCGGCAAAGCCAAAGCAATCGGAAGCAAGTATGTAAAGCCGGGTGCGGTCGTTATCGACGTGGGCATAAACCGCCTTGAAGACGGCAAGCTAGCCGGCGATGTCGATTATGAAGATGTGCTGGAAACAGCGGGCTATGTGACGCCTGTACCAGGCGGAGTTGGACCAATGACGATTACAATGCTAATGCTGAATACGCTGAAAGCGGCGAAACAACAACACGCAATTCAGGAGTGAGGAGCGGAAGATGGCGGATCGCACGCGAATATTTTCGATAAAAGAAATTAACCGGTATATCGGAATGAAGCTGGAATCGGACGAGCTTCTCGGGGATGTTTGGCTGCGCGGGGAGATCTCGAATTTCACGCATCATTCGAGCGGTCATATGTATTTTACGCTTAAGGATAAGGACAGCCGGTTGAAATGCATCATGTTTGCCTCTTACAATCAACGGCTGCCCTTCATCCCGAAGGAAGGCGCGAAAGTAATTGCGCGCGGCAATATTTCGGTCTACGAGCGTGATGGCAATTATCAATTTTATTGTATCTCGATGCAGCCAGATGGAATCGGAAGTCTCTATCTCGCTTATGAGCAGCTAAAGAAGAAGCTCCAAGAAGAGGGGCTGTTTGACTCTTCGCGCAAGCGGCCGATCCCGAAGTTTCCGAAGGCAATCGGTGTCATTACGTCAGCAACCGGCGCCGCCGTCCGCGACATCATCATTACGCTGCAGCGCCGTCACCCCTCCGTGCCGGTGCTGCTTTTTCCCGTTCTTGTACAGGGGACGAGCGCGGCGCCTTCGATTGTAAAAGCGATCGAAACAATGAACCGTTTAGCTGAGGTCGACGTATTAATAATAGGCCGCGGCGGCGGATCGCTGGAAGAGCTATGGGCGTTCAATGAAGAGTCCGTTGCACGAAGCATCGCTGCTTCATTGATACCGGTCATCTCAGCAGTTGGGCATGAGACAGATTTTACGATTGCCGACTTTGTTGCAGACCTTAGGGCAGCAACCCCAACGGCGGCAGCTGAGCTTGCTGTTACGAGCGTGCAAGAACTGAAATCCAGACTGGCTCAGGCGGAGTCCAGACTAGTAAGCAGCCTGCGAATGACGCTGAACAGCCGGAAGGAAAGGCTGATACGCCTGCGCAGAGCGCCATTATTCATAAATCCACGCAAATATTTATTGCAGCACGCCGAGCGCCTTGACCGCGCTGAGGAAAGGCTGCAAGTGAGAGTGCTCCGCTTAACGGAGAGAAACATTGATAAGTACAAGAGGCTCAGCGGGGCGCTAGCCAAGGTGCATCCTGGCGCGCAGACCGCACTTGCAGCGAAACAGCTGGAGCGCTTAGCGGATCGGCTTCAGGCGTCAATGGGATCAGGCATGAAAGAGAAACGAATGAATCTGCTCGCTTCGATTAGGCAGCTTGATGCGCTGAGTCCA
This window harbors:
- the spoIIIAA gene encoding stage III sporulation protein AA, which produces MLKKVLHLLPSELAYVLCRIPERVQDVIEEIRIREDRPLEISTSQGFWFVSATGKLLAKPEEAYKPAPELCRKMQERVTNHSLYAMEEELRRGYITVAGGHRIGLAGRTILEQGHVRGIRDIAAFNVRIAREVIGAAAGLLPKLVDLQKQTMHSALIIAPPQQGKTTLVRDLARAVSSGAWGHPAASDWPGRKVGIVDERSEIAACVKGVPTFNVGPRTDVMDACPKAEGMMMMLRSMSPEIIIVDEIGREEDGAAILDASHAGVAVIATAHANDLEDARGRPLLCKLLEAGAFQYIVELRRSGGSLMSRVLPAASARRTPAAREPTEVKGGGASG
- the accC gene encoding acetyl-CoA carboxylase biotin carboxylase subunit, which translates into the protein MKFNKILIANRGEIAVRIIRACRELGIQTVAVYSEADRESLHVRLADEAYCIGPVASKDSYLNLTNIMSVATLTDCDAIHPGYGFLAENADFAEICESCNVTFIGPSPGAISKMGDKAVAKLTMKQADVPIIPGSDGLVEDMDDAIRVAREIGYPVIIKATAGGGGKGIRIAENEENLISQITTAQQEAQKAFGNAGVYLEKYLTGMKHVEIQIMADKHGNAVHLFERDCSVQRRRQKLVEEAPCPVLSPALRERMGQAAVRAALAVNYSGAGTLEFLLGPDGNFYFMEMNTRIQVEHPVTELITGVDLIKEMISVAEGNELSFKQEDLKINGWSIECRINAEDSERGFMPSPGTIQFYLPPGGLGVRVDSGAYPGYTISPYYDSMIAKLIVWGATREDAIARMKRALAEFAIDGIKTTIPFHMKLLNHPKFLKGNFDIKFLEENDINNPVE
- the accB gene encoding acetyl-CoA carboxylase biotin carboxyl carrier protein; its protein translation is MFKLSEIKELIKLVDGTSVHELEIENDGARLMIRKPGKTEVVNVQAASVVPTYTQAIQPQLNAPAASEQQSAPAQAAPTENYHQILSPMVGTFYRASSPDKAPFVNVGDRINEKSIVCILEAMKLMNELEAEVRGEIVDILVENGQLIEFGQPLFLVKPE
- the spoIIIAG gene encoding stage III sporulation protein AG, whose translation is MAKWLDALESTVGGGRGGGGPKRVKTLRWLLILGGIGIALVILNSFLDYRQVPASDQQTTSSSTPPSDPAFNNSSHSDSPFGDIEHSLENRLKEILEKVVGVGTVDVLITVDSTEESVVQLNEKESQQITNESDKSGGKRTVTSITKEGQVVLYDTSGDKAPIIVKRLQPKIRGILIVAKGAENGTVRRLIVDAVEKGLNVAVNRISVIPRKHQ
- a CDS encoding SpoIIIAH-like family protein, whose translation is MNNKRQTIWLVSMLSLMVILSAYYLFTEDVGTPSNMVTDGTKQEQGTASNATEASGKAADDNGITVSEVTGNNDANAGTDAAAATNTKDSKDNAAATDKATTDNAAAAAADEETLKQLEKSGAVSESVFSQMQEKRDQKYYDEYNKLLASISDTKKDEKTAGAAVEQLNLLEDKSTKVTGLEEELTKQYSNAAVVSDDNNHYKVVVQSDKLERSQAESILSMVINELGVSPDQVTIQYVK
- a CDS encoding YqhV family protein, producing the protein MLNKIVMTMATIRIFSGSLEILAALLMLRLNQIDKALIVNSSLAFVGPLVLISTTTIGLVGLSDKISFGKMLWIVGGVACILTGVLKK
- the spoIIIAE gene encoding stage III sporulation protein AE, with the translated sequence MRRWFIRNAMLVAVVLLSILTLLPVAAIAAGAEPGDPTVQSEQSAASKPDTDNNASDVNAALANQQLQGMNTEAVEDYWNKLMKEYSGFFPDNKVPSFAEMVMPGGEGLKLTTVLSGLMRYVLHEILYNGKLLVTIVILTVFSMMLETMQTAFERNTVSKVAYSITYMVMIVLAVNSFNVAIGYAKDAITGMIQFMLAMVPLLLTLLATMGSVVTVSVLHPLIVFMINAVGSIIYTVVFPLLFFSAVLHIASAVSDKFKVTQLANVLRNFSVGLMGIMLTVFLGVISVQGATGSVTDGVTMRTAKFITGNFVPVIGRTFSDAADTVMSASLLVKNAIGIAGVVIILFLCAFPAVKIMTLALIYNVSAAIMQPLGDSPIVACLQTIGKTLVYVFAALAAVGLMFFLAITIVLTAGNAAVMIR
- the spoIIIAF gene encoding stage III sporulation protein AF, with the translated sequence MLNWLAVWLQQIIAVVLLAGFIDLLLPNKAMQRYVRLVAGLIILLTILTPIIRLLQGDFSARLDQQVDNWFQSTNDNQFHMPTLEDIQDNAKKLQEQQQASALALVEQRLGSSMKESITEATGLQVAAVGVKLTTTDKVEQAQIESIVVTLSKQVPESESQKEDGSTATGDSGSANEVKPVDEVEAIEVTVQPMTDPSSNSAGSTSSNQEVQPAGTEASNAVKEVLRQGWSVNAKRIEVMQQQADAEAGQ
- the spoIIIAB gene encoding stage III sporulation protein SpoIIIAB, which produces MVKLIGAALILFAGTMIGFVQASRFLSRPNQIRQLIYALTRLETEIGYGFTPLPEAIGRSSAMVQEPAAGMLREVKRRLDDHAELTFRECWEQAAVEIWPNTAMRQSEQAVLMRLGSTLGISDREDQIKHLKLAMQQLHAEEDIAREDASRFAKMWKSLGVLTALLVVILIF
- the spoIIIAC gene encoding stage III sporulation protein AC, yielding MNFDVLAIFQIAGIGFIAAMIHTLLKQSGKEEYAHWATLVGFIIVLFMILRLLGELFQEIKTTFLFQ
- the spoIIIAD gene encoding stage III sporulation protein AD, translated to MEIIQIVGLGLVAAALVLVLREQKPMFAFLLGAFTGLFIFLYVVGKIDTVLTVLEQLADRSGIPSIYLKTILKIIGIAYIAEFGSQIVRDAGQESIASKIEFAGKILILVLAVPIISVIVETVLGLLPVGS